The window CGCGTCAGCGCCTCGTCGGTGACGTCACGCAGCACGACCTCCCAGCCCGCCTGCGCGGCGACCTGAGCGATACCCGATCCCATGAGACCGGCCCCGATGACAGCGAGCTTGCGTGCCACTGACGACTCCTCGAACCCTGTTGACTTCTGCCTCTCGGCGGACCCTAGCGCTCGAGCGACGACTTGAGGACGGTAAGTAATGCGTGTCACTGTCTCAGGGGGTGAGACCCCGGTCACGTCAGATTTGCCGGACATGGCGATCCTCCCGCCGGCCCGCACGGAAGGATGCGCGCCGGGGCGGCCGGGGCGGTAATTCCGGGCGGGTCGGCACCGGTTGGCAACCCCGGCGGAACGCTCAGCCGGCCCGCCGGACGGCGTAGCCGAGCACCTTCTCGCTCAACAGGTCCTCGATGTCGTCGAGCAGGACGAGCACTTCTCGTGACACTTCGACCGGTTTGCGCCCCGCCAGCATCTCCCGGCCGATGGTGACGAAGACCGCCTGATGGATCCAGCAGATCTGACCGGCCATCAGGCCGGGCAGCGGGTCGCCGTCGGCGGCGCCGGTCTCCTCGCGCAGGGCCGTCGCCAGGGTGTCGTGGATCTCCTGCTGAAGGCTCCACAGCCGGGAGCGCAGCGGCGGCGCCTCGTGGATGACGCGCATGAAGCGGTCGTACCCCTCCAGCAGACCCACTCTCGGCGAGACGGCCTCGACCTCCGCGCGCAGTTCGCGCAGGACGGCGCGGGCGGCGGACTCGCCCGCGTCCCGGCCGCGGACCCAGCGCGCGAGCCGGTCGGTCATGCCGGCCGAGCGGTCGAAGAAGAGGTCCTCCTTGGCGGGGAAGTAGTTGTAGACGGTGTTGACGGAGACGTTGGCGGCCTCGGCGATCTCCGCGACCGTCACCGCCTCGAACCCGCGCTCCAGGAACAGGCCCGTGGCGACATCCGAGATGTACTGCCTGGTCTGCCGCTTCTTGCGCTCCCTGAGCCCCTCTGCCATGTCCGCATCCTAACTTCGCTGCACCCTCTGAAAACTTGGAGTCGTTGCAAATTTTCACTGACTCTGTTTTTCTGGGCGCATGGCAACAGTCATCAGTGCGGCGGGCCTCGCCCGCACCTTCCGGACGAAGGCCGGGCCCGTGGAGGCCGTCCGATGCGTCGACCTCGCCGTGCGGGAGGGCGAGATCCTCGGCCTCCTCGGCCCCAACGGCGCCGGCAAGACGACCACCCTGCGGATGCTCACCACCCTGCTGAAGCCGACCGGCGGCGCGGCCTGCGTGGCCGGTCACGACCTGGCCGGCGACCCGGCCGGGGTGCGCCGGGTGAGCGGCTACGTCGCCCAGTCGGGCGGCGTCGATCCGCAGATCACCGTGCGGGAGGAACTGGTCACCCAGGGCCGGATGTACCGGCTGTCCAGGGCGGACGCGGTCGGGCGGGCGGCGGAACTGGCCCGGGAACTGGACCTCGTGGCGTTCCTCGACCGGCGGACCGGCGCGCTCTCGGGCGGCCAGCGGCGCCGTCTCGACATCGCCATGGCGCTCACCCACCGCCCGAAGGTGCTCTTCCTCGACGAGCCGACCACCGGGCTCGACCCCGGCAGCCGCGCCGACCTGTGGGACCTGGTCCGGCGGCTGCGCGACCGGTACGGCACCACCGTCTTCCTGACCACCCACTACCTGGACGAGGCCGACGCCCTCACCGACCGCCTGGTGATCGTCGACCACGGGGTCGTGGCCGCCGAGGGCACACCGGCCGCGCTGAAACGCCGGTACGGCGGCTCGCCGGACGCCACCCTCCAGGACACCTTCCTCGCCGTCACCGGTCGCGGCCCCGAGCCGGCCGGCGCCGACCCCGTCACCGTATGAACCCCCGAGCCGGACAGGACCCCGGAATGCTCCTCCACGACACGGCCCTCATCTACGGCCGGTACGTCCGCCAGTCCCTGCGCTCCCGTTTCGCCCTGCTCTTCGGCCTGCTGACGCCGCTGCTGTACCTGCTCTTCTTCGGACCGCTGCTCACGGGCCTGCCGTTGGGCGGCGAGGGCAGCTCCTGGCAGGTGCTCGTACCCGGCCTGCTGCTCCAACTCGGTCTCTTCGGCGCCCTGTTCGCGGGGTTCACGGTGATCATCGAGAACGGCCAGGGGGTTGTGGAGAGGATGCGGGTGACCCCGGTCAGCCGTCTCGCCCTGCTCCTCGGCCGGGTGCTGCGCGACGCCTCCGTCTTCGTGCTCCAGGCGGTGCTGCTGGTGCTGGCCGCGCTGGTGATGGGCCTGCGCGCGCCGCTCGCGGGCATCCTGATCGGCTTCGCCTTCGTCGCGCTGCTCACGCTCGCGCTGGCCTCGCTGTCGTACGCGCTGGGGATGACGGTCCGCACCCCGCAGGAGTTCGGCCCGCTGATCAACGCGGTGTCGATGCCGTCGATGCTGCTGTCCGGCCTGATGCTCCCGATGACGCTCGCGCCGGCCTGGCTGGACGTGCTCTCGCACTTCGTGCCGTTCCGCTATCTGGTCGACGCGGTGCGCGACGCGTACACCGGGCACTACACGAGCGCGCACATGCTGTACGGCGTCCTGGTCGCGGTCGGGTTCGCGGCAGCCGCAGTGACGGTGGGCACACGGGTGTTCCGGACGGCCGGGGCGTAACTACGCTGGTCACATGGTCAATCTGACGCGCATCTACACCAGGACCGGCGACAAGGGCACCACCAACCTCGGCGACATGAGCCGGGTGCCCAAGACGGACCTCAGGATCTCGGCGTACGCGGACGCCAACGAGGCCAACGCGGTGATCGGCACCGCGATCGCGCTGGGCGGCCTCGACGAGGAGGTCGTCGCGGTCCTCACCCGCGTCCAGAACGACCTGTTCGACGTGGGCGCGGATCTGTCCACGCCGGTAGTGGAGAACCCGGAGTTCCCGCCGCTGCGGGTGGAGCAGTTCTACATCGACAAGCTGGAGGCGGACTGCGACCGCTTCAACGAGCGGCTGGAGAAGCTGCGGTCCTTCATCCTGCCAGGCGGCACGCCGGGCGCGGCCCTGCTGCACCAGGCGTGCACGGTGGTCCGCCGGGCCGAGCGCGCCACCTGGGCGGCGATGGAGGCCCACGGCGACACCATGAACCCGCTGACCGCGACCTACCTCAACCGCCTCTCCGACCTCCTGTTCATCCTGGCCCGCGCGGCCAACGGCGAACTCGGCGACGTGCTGTGGGTCCCGGGCGGCGAACGCTGAAACGGCCCGACGGGCGGTAGGCCCGGGCCGCACCGGGCGCCACAGGGCTTCGTCCGGGGTGGGCCGTGCCGGGGGCGACTCCCCGGCACGGCCGTCGGTCCGTACGCGGGTGGGCCCGGGTTCAGCGGTCCGCGGTGCTCGTCGCGTCCCGGTCGGCGGCGGCCGCCGCGGACTCGGCCGCGTCGACCTTCTTCTTCATGTCCGCGTAGCCCGAGGGCGCGCCGGTGGGCGTCGGGTCCGGGGACGCACCGTCCTTGTGGGTACAGCCCGCCGTGAGCGTCACGAGCAGGACCGCCGTCGTGACGGCGGGCAGTCGCCGCCGGGCCCGCATCAGCCCGCCGCCTTCCCGTCGTCGTTGCCGCGGCACCACGTCCTGACCGCGGCCAGATCCTTCTGCCGCTGCCGCAACGTGGTGCCCAGCGACTTGCGGAAGGTCAGCCGGTTCTGCAGGTAGGTCGCGATCTCGGTGTGCCCGGCCTTCTTCGCGTTGTCCACGCGCTTCTCGAGCCGGGCCACGGAGCCGCGGGTGCCCGCTCCCGCGTCCAGTCGCCGCAGGGCCCGTTCGATGCGCCGGTCGACCTTCGGCGCCCGCTTGCACAGCGCCTTCGCGCCGTCGCCGGCAGGCCCGGCAGCGTGCGTGCCGCCTGCGGCGGACGCCACTCCCGCCGTACCCAGCACGGCCGTCACGGCGAGCCCGGCGAGCAGCGTGCGCGTCCCTCGTCGCATGTCCATCTGCCTCTCCGTTCACGTCCTGGACGGCCGGGGCCGGCCGTCCGTCGCGACGGAGGCTAGGGACGGTCTTTGGGGAAACTCTGTGACCGGTCCGCCCAGGCCGTGCCGATCAGCCAGTCACGGCGGCCCGGCAGCCCGCCGCCGTCCGGGGGCAGCCGCACCTCGAAGCGGGCTCCCACCCCGTCCGGTCCGTCGACGACGGTGACGCTCCCCCGGTGCAGGGCGGCCTGCTGGGCGACGAGCGTGAGACCGAGTCCGGAACCGGTGCTGTCCGGGCCGCGCAGGAACCGCTCGAAGACGCGTCCGCGGGCGTCCGGAGGAACCCCTGGCCCGTGATCGTCCACGGTGATCGACACATGGTCCGGCAGCCCGCGCACCCCCACCCGTACCAGCGCCCGCCCCCGCTCGTCGCGGCCGTGGGCCAGCGCGTTGCCGACCAGGTTGTCCAGCAGCATCCGCAGACCGGGCGGCCAGCCGTGCACGGTGATCCCGGCCGGGGCGTCCAGCCGTACGTCGGCGTCCGGGGCCCCACGACGGGCCTCGGCGACGGCGGCCTCGGCCAGGTCCGACAGATCGACGGCGCGGAACGCCTCCGCCTCCACCAGGTCACCGCGCCCCAGCTCGCGCAGCATCACCAGGAGGCCCTGCAGCCGTGCGTGTTCGCGGCGCAGGTCGGTGACGACCTCGGCCCGCTCGGGTGCGGGCAGGCCGGGGTGCCCGGCGAGGATGTCCAGGTTGGTGCCCATGCTCGTCAGCGGGGTGCGCAGTTCGTGCGCGGCGGCCGAGGAGAAGGAGCGGGCGGTGTCCAGGGCCTCGGCCGTGCGGGCGGCCTGTTCGTCGTAGCGGGCGAGGACGGTCCGTACGGTGGCCGCCAGTTCGTCGACCTCCCTCACCCCGGTCGGCCGGTGGTCGAGCCGGGCGCCGCTGGTGCGCGGGTCGAGGCCGGCGGTACGGCGGGTCAGCCGGCGCAGGGGTGCGCTCACTCCACCGGCCACACCCCAGGCGAGCAGGCCGGACAGGGGCGCGGCGAGCAGGGCGGTCAGCAGCACCCGCCGCCGCACGAGCCGTACCTGGGCCCGGTCGGCGGTGTCGGGTGCGAAGACCCACAGGGTGCCGGCGGCGCCGGAGGAGCGGACGGACCGGGACAGGGCGCGCCACCTACGGGCGCCGTCGCGGACGGTGACCGGTCCGGCGGCGCGGGGGGGCAGGGTCACCGACGGCCCCGGCCGGGGTCCGCCGCTGACGTCCGTGCCCGCTCCGGTGACGCGGACCCCGACGTCGA of the Streptomyces sp. 1222.5 genome contains:
- a CDS encoding TetR/AcrR family transcriptional regulator, which gives rise to MAEGLRERKKRQTRQYISDVATGLFLERGFEAVTVAEIAEAANVSVNTVYNYFPAKEDLFFDRSAGMTDRLARWVRGRDAGESAARAVLRELRAEVEAVSPRVGLLEGYDRFMRVIHEAPPLRSRLWSLQQEIHDTLATALREETGAADGDPLPGLMAGQICWIHQAVFVTIGREMLAGRKPVEVSREVLVLLDDIEDLLSEKVLGYAVRRAG
- a CDS encoding ABC transporter ATP-binding protein, coding for MATVISAAGLARTFRTKAGPVEAVRCVDLAVREGEILGLLGPNGAGKTTTLRMLTTLLKPTGGAACVAGHDLAGDPAGVRRVSGYVAQSGGVDPQITVREELVTQGRMYRLSRADAVGRAAELARELDLVAFLDRRTGALSGGQRRRLDIAMALTHRPKVLFLDEPTTGLDPGSRADLWDLVRRLRDRYGTTVFLTTHYLDEADALTDRLVIVDHGVVAAEGTPAALKRRYGGSPDATLQDTFLAVTGRGPEPAGADPVTV
- a CDS encoding ABC transporter permease, with the protein product MLLHDTALIYGRYVRQSLRSRFALLFGLLTPLLYLLFFGPLLTGLPLGGEGSSWQVLVPGLLLQLGLFGALFAGFTVIIENGQGVVERMRVTPVSRLALLLGRVLRDASVFVLQAVLLVLAALVMGLRAPLAGILIGFAFVALLTLALASLSYALGMTVRTPQEFGPLINAVSMPSMLLSGLMLPMTLAPAWLDVLSHFVPFRYLVDAVRDAYTGHYTSAHMLYGVLVAVGFAAAAVTVGTRVFRTAGA
- a CDS encoding cob(I)yrinic acid a,c-diamide adenosyltransferase, whose product is MVNLTRIYTRTGDKGTTNLGDMSRVPKTDLRISAYADANEANAVIGTAIALGGLDEEVVAVLTRVQNDLFDVGADLSTPVVENPEFPPLRVEQFYIDKLEADCDRFNERLEKLRSFILPGGTPGAALLHQACTVVRRAERATWAAMEAHGDTMNPLTATYLNRLSDLLFILARAANGELGDVLWVPGGER
- a CDS encoding HAMP domain-containing sensor histidine kinase: MRLSTRIGLAVGCTVPLLVLASGWLLLQLVARDLHRAEDQHLRQRATALAPDARALLRATANGRPRAADTRERQLFSAALDVGVRVTGAGTDVSGGPRPGPSVTLPPRAAGPVTVRDGARRWRALSRSVRSSGAAGTLWVFAPDTADRAQVRLVRRRVLLTALLAAPLSGLLAWGVAGGVSAPLRRLTRRTAGLDPRTSGARLDHRPTGVREVDELAATVRTVLARYDEQAARTAEALDTARSFSSAAAHELRTPLTSMGTNLDILAGHPGLPAPERAEVVTDLRREHARLQGLLVMLRELGRGDLVEAEAFRAVDLSDLAEAAVAEARRGAPDADVRLDAPAGITVHGWPPGLRMLLDNLVGNALAHGRDERGRALVRVGVRGLPDHVSITVDDHGPGVPPDARGRVFERFLRGPDSTGSGLGLTLVAQQAALHRGSVTVVDGPDGVGARFEVRLPPDGGGLPGRRDWLIGTAWADRSQSFPKDRP